In the Anguilla anguilla isolate fAngAng1 chromosome 7, fAngAng1.pri, whole genome shotgun sequence genome, one interval contains:
- the LOC118231753 gene encoding charged multivesicular body protein 3 isoform X1, whose product MGLFGRTQEKPPKDLVNEWSLKIRKEMRVIDRQIRDIQREQEKVKRSIKDAAKKGQRDVCVVLAKEMVQSKRAVNKLYTSKAHMNSVLLSMKNQLSVLRVAGSLQKSTEVMKSMQSLVKIPEIQATMRELSKEMMKAGIIEEMLEDTFEGMEDEEEMEEAAEEEVDKILFEITAGALGKAPSKVTDALPEVEAQGATAASEDEAEEDIEEMQSRLEALRS is encoded by the exons GTCAATGAGTGGTCACTCAAAATCAGGAAGGAGATGCGAGTGATTGACAGGCAAATCCGAG ACATacaaagagagcaggagaaggTGAAGCGGTCCATCAAAGATGCTGCCAAGAAGGGACAAAGGGATGTGTGCGTGGTTCTGGCCAAGGAGATGGTCCAGTCCAAACGGGCTGTAAACAAGCTGTACACATCCAAGGCCCACATGAACTCTGTCCTCCTCAGCATGAAGAACcaactgt CTGTGCTGCGTGTTGCTGGTTCTCTGCAGAAGAGTACAGAGGTAATGAAGTCCATGCAAAGCCTGGTGAAAATCCCAGAGATCCAGGCCACCATGAGGGAGCTCTCCAAGGAGATGATGAAG GCTGGAATAATTGAGGAGATGCTGGAAGATACTTTTGAGGGCatggaggatgaggaagagatggaggaagcagcagaggaggaggtggacaaGATCCTCTTTGAGATTACAGCAG GTGCACTTGGAAAAGCCCCCAGCAAAGTGACCGATGCCCTCCCAGAGGTGGAGGCGCAAGGGGCGACGGCAGCATCAGAGGACGAGGCAGAGGAAGACATAGAGGAGATGCAGTCCAGACTGGAGGCCCTGCGAAGTTAA
- the LOC118231753 gene encoding charged multivesicular body protein 3 isoform X2 yields MVQSKRAVNKLYTSKAHMNSVLLSMKNQLSVLRVAGSLQKSTEVMKSMQSLVKIPEIQATMRELSKEMMKAGIIEEMLEDTFEGMEDEEEMEEAAEEEVDKILFEITAGALGKAPSKVTDALPEVEAQGATAASEDEAEEDIEEMQSRLEALRS; encoded by the exons ATGGTCCAGTCCAAACGGGCTGTAAACAAGCTGTACACATCCAAGGCCCACATGAACTCTGTCCTCCTCAGCATGAAGAACcaactgt CTGTGCTGCGTGTTGCTGGTTCTCTGCAGAAGAGTACAGAGGTAATGAAGTCCATGCAAAGCCTGGTGAAAATCCCAGAGATCCAGGCCACCATGAGGGAGCTCTCCAAGGAGATGATGAAG GCTGGAATAATTGAGGAGATGCTGGAAGATACTTTTGAGGGCatggaggatgaggaagagatggaggaagcagcagaggaggaggtggacaaGATCCTCTTTGAGATTACAGCAG GTGCACTTGGAAAAGCCCCCAGCAAAGTGACCGATGCCCTCCCAGAGGTGGAGGCGCAAGGGGCGACGGCAGCATCAGAGGACGAGGCAGAGGAAGACATAGAGGAGATGCAGTCCAGACTGGAGGCCCTGCGAAGTTAA